Proteins from a single region of Pseudarthrobacter sp. NIBRBAC000502772:
- a CDS encoding hydantoinase/oxoprolinase family protein, producing the protein MERLINIDNGGTLTDICVWDGESFSFTKTLTTPFDLSQCLFDGMAKASKEIFGEEDLPGLLHSTRHIRYSTTQGTNALVERKGPRIGILTDSPALADELRKGDAAAELFEELVGTRVAVINSEQGGDALSQEIVKHVNRLTTDGAARLVIAMADREKEKAVKGILLRKFPRHLLGSVPILFSWEFTPDAVRGRRVWSGIINSFLHPTMERFLYSAEHRLRDHKVKNPLLIYRNDGASSRVAKSVALKTYSSGPRGGLEGTKALSEAYGLAHVLMIDVGGTTTDVGSVKNSTISTDRRGSIQGVPVSFEMSNVHSSGVGGSSVIALRDGVITVGPESVGAAPGPACFGFGGKQATITDVNLLLGVLDPDTYLDGGFSLDAERSRAVITEVIADPLGITVNEALIRMEAAYFERLSQSFASDVEDADATTVAAFGGAGPMSACGAARIAGVRRVLVPRMAAVFSAFGIGFSDIAQTYEANVAGMGAAEFGETKDTLLARATRDMFQEGHGIDECRLEWSIVLEDAEGQLISELPHLESDPRPGASEHNTMLALTARFELPHASIRRTESALETPAVATATRKVRSAVNTVDEVPVFGLEGQVPGATAAGPAIVEGPYFTARVPQGWRFDVTVSGDLMLTDTIQN; encoded by the coding sequence ATGGAACGGCTCATTAACATCGATAACGGTGGGACGCTGACCGATATTTGTGTCTGGGATGGTGAAAGTTTTTCGTTCACGAAGACGCTCACCACGCCTTTCGACCTCTCGCAATGTCTCTTCGACGGCATGGCCAAGGCTTCCAAGGAAATCTTCGGTGAAGAAGATCTTCCGGGACTCTTGCACTCCACGCGTCACATCCGGTACTCCACCACCCAAGGTACAAATGCGCTTGTGGAGCGTAAAGGACCCCGGATCGGGATCCTCACAGATAGCCCCGCCCTGGCCGACGAACTTCGCAAGGGCGACGCGGCAGCGGAGCTGTTCGAAGAACTCGTCGGGACCCGCGTAGCGGTCATCAATTCCGAACAAGGAGGGGACGCGTTATCGCAGGAAATCGTCAAGCACGTTAATCGATTGACGACCGATGGTGCGGCCAGACTTGTGATCGCCATGGCGGACAGGGAAAAGGAAAAGGCCGTCAAAGGTATCCTGCTGCGAAAATTCCCCCGGCATTTGCTGGGGTCAGTGCCTATCCTTTTCTCTTGGGAATTCACGCCCGACGCCGTCCGGGGGCGGCGCGTTTGGTCCGGAATCATCAACTCGTTCCTGCACCCGACCATGGAACGCTTCCTGTACAGCGCCGAGCACCGGTTGCGGGATCACAAGGTCAAAAACCCGCTCCTGATCTACCGCAACGACGGGGCCTCCTCACGTGTGGCTAAGTCAGTGGCGTTGAAGACCTATTCTTCCGGTCCCCGGGGCGGGCTGGAAGGAACCAAGGCGCTCTCCGAGGCCTACGGACTTGCACACGTGCTCATGATCGACGTCGGCGGGACAACGACTGACGTCGGTTCGGTGAAAAACTCGACCATCTCGACGGACCGCCGGGGATCCATCCAGGGTGTCCCTGTCTCCTTTGAGATGAGCAACGTCCACTCCAGCGGAGTGGGAGGCAGCTCCGTCATCGCCCTCCGCGACGGCGTCATCACGGTCGGCCCTGAGAGCGTCGGGGCCGCACCGGGCCCGGCATGCTTTGGCTTCGGCGGCAAGCAGGCAACCATCACCGACGTCAACCTGCTCCTGGGGGTCCTGGATCCGGACACCTACCTCGACGGAGGGTTCAGCCTTGACGCCGAGCGGTCGCGGGCAGTCATCACCGAAGTCATCGCAGACCCGCTCGGCATAACGGTGAATGAGGCACTGATTCGAATGGAGGCTGCCTACTTCGAGCGCCTGTCTCAGTCCTTTGCCTCCGACGTCGAGGATGCAGACGCCACCACGGTTGCTGCCTTCGGAGGCGCCGGACCGATGAGTGCCTGCGGAGCCGCACGGATCGCGGGCGTTCGCCGAGTACTGGTGCCAAGAATGGCTGCGGTCTTTTCAGCCTTCGGAATCGGCTTTTCTGATATTGCACAGACCTACGAGGCCAACGTGGCCGGAATGGGAGCCGCAGAGTTCGGCGAAACGAAAGACACGCTTCTGGCCCGTGCGACGCGGGACATGTTCCAGGAGGGCCATGGCATCGACGAATGCCGGCTTGAATGGAGCATCGTGCTTGAAGACGCCGAAGGACAGCTGATTTCGGAGCTCCCGCACCTGGAATCCGATCCGCGGCCCGGCGCCAGCGAACACAACACCATGCTGGCCCTGACGGCACGCTTCGAACTGCCGCACGCGTCGATCAGGCGGACCGAATCCGCGCTCGAGACACCCGCCGTCGCCACCGCCACCCGAAAGGTCCGCTCCGCTGTGAACACGGTGGACGAGGTCCCGGTATTCGGGCTGGAAGGCCAGGTACCGGGGGCAACAGCCGCGGGCCCGGCCATCGTTGAAGGCCCTTACTTTACGGCCCGTGTGCCGCAGGGCTGGAGGTTTGACGTGACTGTTTCCGGTGACCTCATGCTCACAGACACAATCCAGAACTGA
- a CDS encoding acetone carboxylase subunit gamma, with product MTEYLIIDLDTERWTCKVCSHDLGDARGNYKEGTLVYDRDPREIHQSILDPEKYEFTFAPDPSFCRILEFYCPGCATQLETEYVPPGHPPTVDMLWDIDSLREKWDKRGTDPASVINYGPGEEAVADFSPALGSYNSLSPSAPHSHS from the coding sequence ATGACCGAATATCTGATCATCGATCTCGACACGGAGCGATGGACCTGCAAGGTCTGCAGCCATGATCTCGGGGACGCGAGAGGCAACTACAAGGAGGGAACCCTGGTTTATGACCGGGACCCAAGGGAAATCCACCAGTCGATTCTGGACCCGGAAAAGTACGAATTCACGTTTGCTCCGGACCCCTCCTTCTGCCGGATCCTTGAATTCTACTGCCCGGGTTGCGCCACGCAGCTTGAAACGGAATATGTGCCGCCAGGACACCCGCCGACCGTGGACATGCTCTGGGACATCGACTCGCTCCGCGAAAAGTGGGACAAGCGCGGGACCGATCCGGCGTCCGTCATCAACTACGGCCCCGGTGAAGAGGCCGTTGCCGACTTCAGCCCGGCCCTTGGCTCCTACAACAGCCTCTCCCCGTCCGCACCTCATTCGCACAGCTAA